A part of Larkinella insperata genomic DNA contains:
- a CDS encoding FHA domain-containing protein: protein MGILETVKNLFGFSSSPSAPSTTPPVEQERAPVAPKPRPSGPPPAAQRRNQIIRFVIEKLRAYQNEPDNAPIGLRLFVLSENTEDEEVFRVALWAGQPGKFRSELNRHLADNYITLAKDWLFEVEFFRDQLPNSTYREGNLGLVVLDLKKSDGPVQLASVRTLVGQTEQEVYALDPAQKALFYIGRGQSTQTASGRVRVNDIVILPDDAPGFDPQKGAGNGAVSRAHATIQYNPAQRKYALLVDPGGLPANGNKTKIMHPDDTIERADILGVTYPLQSGDQIELGGEVTLLFELR from the coding sequence ATGGGTATTCTGGAAACCGTTAAAAACTTGTTTGGCTTTTCGTCGAGTCCTTCCGCGCCGTCGACCACTCCCCCGGTGGAGCAGGAGCGTGCGCCCGTGGCACCCAAACCCAGGCCGTCGGGACCTCCGCCAGCCGCGCAGCGACGCAACCAGATCATCCGGTTTGTGATCGAGAAGCTGCGGGCGTATCAGAACGAACCCGACAACGCGCCCATCGGTCTGCGGCTGTTTGTGCTGAGCGAAAACACTGAAGATGAGGAAGTTTTTCGCGTGGCGCTGTGGGCCGGCCAGCCGGGTAAATTCCGGAGTGAACTGAATCGGCACCTGGCCGACAATTACATCACGCTGGCGAAAGACTGGCTGTTTGAGGTGGAATTCTTCCGGGATCAGTTGCCAAACAGCACCTACCGGGAAGGGAATCTGGGGCTGGTGGTCCTGGACCTGAAAAAATCCGATGGTCCGGTGCAATTGGCGTCGGTCAGAACCCTGGTGGGGCAGACGGAACAGGAAGTATACGCGCTCGATCCCGCCCAAAAGGCGCTGTTTTACATTGGTCGGGGACAGTCGACCCAGACGGCTTCGGGGCGGGTTCGGGTCAACGACATTGTAATTCTGCCCGACGACGCCCCCGGTTTTGACCCGCAGAAAGGCGCCGGGAACGGGGCCGTAAGCCGGGCGCACGCAACAATTCAGTACAACCCGGCTCAGCGGAAATACGCGCTGCTGGTTGATCCGGGCGGTCTGCCTGCCAACGGCAACAAAACCAAAATCATGCACCCGGACGATACCATCGAGCGGGCGGATATTCTGGGCGTGACGTACCCTCTTCAGTCGGGCGACCAGATTGAGCTGGGCGGGGAGGTGACGCTTCTGTTCGAGCTTCGTTAA
- a CDS encoding FtsW/RodA/SpoVE family cell cycle protein, producing MKSAPVSSGRLYLAGATVMLLLLFIRLYVNLLPNLNQAQEALASGRALTLTPGVKSAALQRLLTTGNYYSDEKDRALVADSLAAKLALNDSPENLGAINKRQFSVLAPLPWRSSVGGADFQSRLQLSRQQMGFDSVLYVRERTNPKAYAPTLAIGGGTRSIGGRVTREDEPMSGVLVQLKRHPPTAQPDTLQDRFFYTRTDADGQFSFTGLKVDSAYSVVPLKPGFEFGSRRGTSQLTSDQTFTFSARPHQLRLIGSVAYGQLKADQALVVRTPTAFTWQFWGIVALFIMSFWAVQGFWSLRRFNSDPLLLPVLMLLTGISVLTLLAIQDPLQDTLYAWQTFQGVAMGLIGMTVLSQLNVGRFYADWRFDWLFAFANRSSVRLSGWTWLVLAIGLAVLTLLIGTGPEGSGVRVNLSLLGLTFQPSEITKYLLLLFFAGFFAANEQQIRELPDLRWRFSVSFGALAGAGLLMLLYLLLGDMGPALVVCFTFLLFYSIARGNLGITLATGVGYSVALWLLPGWLALLLSFGVLVGYLFWRGDARSTTGLGWAALLTEAPVLLLLIMAMFSFGDLLPYVGDRLADRKAMWLSPWNNDVYGGDHLAHGFWTLASGGWTGQGLGKGFAAAMPAAHTDMILPSVGEELGGLGVIAVFLLFGILLHRVFLQARRAGQPFSFFLVAGIAIATGVQFLIIAGGSIGLLPLTGISVPFLSYGKISLIFNLTAMGAVFSVAHRPGQVAQREYLEKHYDAVLMAGISGFLLGVVMLIGRLLPVIGWRGDEYIVRPVRVVTRFGDPVYSYNPRIERLTRKLASGTIYDRNGLVLATSEPEVVAQQAGKLRQSGLKSDDLNTLVQKRLRRYYPFGDHLFFWVGDLNTQLFWGQSNGYYAEATHFSELRGFNSRPRKTDIVTTEYRADRFSQPVEQTRTLTVYDYRELAPALRAGIDSREVEERKAKNRDLKLSINAELQVALQKGLATSDYRNHRLSVVVMDAASGDVMASALYPLPNLKTPEPMLLGDRDRLKLPYLVTERDLGMTYATAPGSTAKILTAMAAFNKLGASASGVSYPVTCQEIIRRGVRESEPCGESVDMKRAIVRSSNVYFIRLANENKLDDQLADLYLKTGMNVDLIGGYSYADTHTEPEQKQIRQHWRDSSFVVRRNLYQSNRYPRRYRGEFSGLAWGQGQLTSTPASMARMAGSIANGGVLQPSRYVLNLAGKPQPVPQGETIGRPAYAEQLEEFMIEQSNPRGGRNKISAVKVAGKTGTPERIVLGEKVNDGWYVFFAPTPDRRSKTIVCVRIELGDSSGDAVQLANTVVAPILQKRGYLGSF from the coding sequence ATGAAATCAGCCCCTGTGTCGTCCGGCCGGTTGTACCTGGCCGGGGCAACGGTTATGTTGCTCCTGCTGTTTATCCGGCTGTATGTCAACCTGCTGCCCAATCTAAATCAGGCCCAGGAAGCGCTTGCCAGTGGACGGGCCCTGACGCTCACGCCGGGCGTCAAATCGGCCGCCCTCCAACGGCTTCTCACCACGGGTAACTACTACTCGGATGAGAAGGACCGGGCGCTGGTGGCCGACTCGCTGGCCGCTAAACTGGCGCTAAATGATTCGCCGGAAAATCTGGGGGCTATCAACAAACGGCAGTTTTCGGTGCTGGCTCCGCTGCCCTGGCGCAGTTCAGTGGGCGGGGCCGATTTTCAGAGCCGGTTGCAACTGTCCCGGCAGCAAATGGGTTTCGACTCGGTGCTGTACGTCCGGGAGCGCACGAACCCGAAAGCGTATGCCCCCACGCTGGCAATTGGTGGCGGAACCCGTTCGATCGGTGGCCGGGTAACCCGGGAGGACGAGCCCATGTCGGGGGTGCTGGTACAGCTCAAACGCCACCCGCCCACGGCCCAGCCTGACACCTTGCAGGACCGGTTTTTCTACACCCGCACCGACGCCGACGGTCAGTTTTCGTTTACCGGTCTCAAGGTGGATTCGGCCTACAGCGTGGTGCCCCTCAAACCCGGATTTGAATTCGGAAGCCGCCGGGGAACGAGTCAGCTGACGAGCGATCAAACGTTTACTTTCTCGGCGCGCCCGCACCAGCTTCGGCTGATCGGTTCCGTCGCCTACGGCCAACTGAAAGCCGACCAGGCCCTGGTGGTGCGGACACCCACGGCTTTTACGTGGCAATTCTGGGGCATCGTTGCCTTGTTCATTATGTCCTTCTGGGCGGTGCAGGGCTTCTGGTCCCTCCGACGGTTTAACTCCGATCCGTTGCTGTTGCCGGTGCTGATGTTGCTCACCGGCATCTCCGTTCTGACGCTGCTGGCTATTCAGGACCCCTTGCAGGACACGCTTTACGCCTGGCAAACGTTTCAGGGCGTGGCGATGGGCCTGATTGGGATGACGGTTTTATCTCAACTAAACGTCGGCCGTTTTTACGCCGACTGGCGGTTCGACTGGCTGTTTGCCTTTGCAAACCGGTCGTCCGTGCGGCTGTCGGGCTGGACCTGGCTGGTGTTGGCAATCGGTCTGGCCGTGCTGACCCTGCTCATCGGTACTGGTCCGGAAGGCAGTGGCGTTCGGGTGAACCTGTCGCTGCTCGGCCTGACGTTTCAACCCAGCGAGATCACCAAATACCTGTTGTTGCTGTTTTTTGCCGGTTTTTTTGCCGCCAACGAACAGCAAATCCGGGAATTACCCGATTTGCGCTGGCGGTTTTCGGTCAGTTTCGGGGCGCTGGCGGGAGCCGGTTTGCTCATGTTGCTGTACCTGCTGCTGGGCGACATGGGACCGGCCCTCGTCGTCTGTTTTACGTTCCTGTTGTTCTACAGCATTGCCCGGGGCAACTTAGGGATCACGCTCGCAACGGGCGTGGGCTATAGCGTTGCGCTCTGGCTGTTGCCCGGCTGGCTGGCGTTGTTGCTTAGTTTCGGCGTTTTAGTGGGCTACCTGTTCTGGCGGGGCGATGCCCGTTCGACGACGGGCCTGGGCTGGGCGGCTTTGCTGACGGAAGCACCCGTGCTGCTGCTGCTGATTATGGCAATGTTTTCCTTCGGTGATTTGCTGCCCTACGTGGGCGACCGGCTGGCCGACCGCAAAGCCATGTGGCTAAGTCCCTGGAACAACGACGTGTACGGTGGTGACCACCTGGCGCACGGTTTCTGGACCCTGGCCTCCGGCGGCTGGACCGGGCAGGGTCTGGGCAAGGGCTTCGCGGCTGCCATGCCCGCAGCCCATACCGATATGATTCTGCCGAGCGTGGGCGAAGAGCTGGGTGGTCTGGGCGTCATTGCTGTATTTCTGCTGTTTGGCATTTTGCTGCACCGGGTTTTCCTGCAAGCCCGTCGAGCGGGTCAGCCGTTTAGCTTTTTTCTGGTGGCCGGTATTGCCATCGCGACGGGTGTTCAGTTTCTGATTATTGCGGGCGGGTCCATTGGTCTGCTGCCGCTGACGGGAATCAGCGTTCCGTTTCTGAGTTACGGCAAGATTTCGCTTATTTTTAACCTGACGGCGATGGGGGCGGTTTTCAGCGTCGCCCACCGGCCCGGTCAGGTTGCCCAACGGGAGTACCTTGAAAAGCATTACGACGCGGTTTTGATGGCTGGTATTTCGGGCTTTCTACTGGGTGTCGTCATGCTGATCGGGCGGCTGTTGCCGGTGATTGGCTGGCGCGGAGATGAATACATTGTACGACCGGTGCGGGTCGTAACGCGCTTCGGCGATCCCGTTTACAGCTACAACCCGCGCATCGAGCGACTGACCCGCAAACTGGCTTCGGGTACCATTTACGACCGCAACGGTTTGGTGCTGGCCACCAGCGAGCCGGAGGTAGTGGCTCAACAGGCCGGGAAACTGCGGCAAAGTGGTCTGAAATCGGACGACCTAAACACCCTCGTTCAGAAGCGGCTGCGACGGTATTACCCCTTCGGCGACCACCTGTTTTTCTGGGTCGGCGACCTCAATACGCAACTATTTTGGGGGCAAAGCAACGGCTACTACGCGGAGGCCACGCATTTCAGTGAGCTACGCGGTTTCAACAGTCGACCGCGTAAAACGGATATTGTAACGACCGAGTACCGCGCCGACCGGTTCAGCCAGCCGGTTGAGCAAACCCGGACGCTGACGGTATACGACTACCGGGAACTGGCACCGGCGCTGCGGGCGGGCATCGACAGCCGGGAGGTGGAAGAACGCAAGGCCAAAAACCGGGATCTGAAGCTGAGCATCAACGCTGAATTACAGGTGGCGCTGCAAAAAGGGCTGGCAACATCGGACTACCGCAATCACCGGCTTTCGGTGGTGGTCATGGATGCCGCTTCGGGCGATGTGATGGCGTCGGCGCTGTATCCGCTGCCCAATCTGAAAACGCCCGAACCCATGCTGCTGGGCGATCGCGACCGGCTGAAACTGCCTTACCTGGTCACGGAGCGTGATCTGGGCATGACGTACGCGACCGCCCCGGGGTCCACGGCGAAAATCTTGACGGCGATGGCCGCCTTTAACAAACTGGGTGCTTCGGCTTCCGGCGTCAGTTACCCCGTCACCTGTCAGGAAATCATCCGGCGCGGTGTCCGCGAGTCGGAACCCTGCGGGGAATCCGTGGACATGAAACGGGCCATCGTCCGGTCGAGCAACGTCTACTTCATCCGACTGGCGAACGAAAACAAACTGGACGATCAACTCGCCGACTTGTATCTGAAAACGGGCATGAACGTCGACCTGATCGGGGGGTATTCGTACGCCGATACGCACACGGAGCCGGAACAAAAGCAGATTCGGCAGCACTGGCGCGATTCATCGTTTGTGGTCCGGCGGAATCTTTACCAGAGCAACCGGTATCCCCGGCGTTACCGGGGTGAATTCTCGGGGCTGGCCTGGGGACAGGGGCAGCTTACGTCCACCCCCGCGTCGATGGCCCGGATGGCCGGTTCCATTGCTAATGGGGGCGTGTTGCAGCCCTCGCGGTATGTGCTGAATCTGGCCGGAAAACCGCAGCCGGTTCCGCAGGGCGAAACCATCGGTCGGCCAGCGTACGCGGAACAACTCGAAGAATTCATGATCGAACAGTCGAACCCGCGGGGTGGGCGCAACAAGATCAGCGCGGTTAAGGTAGCCGGTAAAACGGGAACGCCCGAACGAATTGTGCTTGGCGAGAAAGTTAACGATGGCTGGTACGTGTTTTTTGCCCCCACCCCCGACCGCCGGTCCAAAACCATCGTCTGCGTCCGGATCGAACTGGGCGATTCGTCGGGCGATGCCGTGCAATTGGCCAATACCGTTGTGGCACCGATCTTACAAAAACGGGGTTATTTAGGGAGTTTTTGA